The genomic DNA GAGGTGTTGGAGCGACCGGTTCTCGCGTAGTAGATCCCGAGGATCGAGTGGAACGCGATCGGGAGCCAAAGCCCGAAGACCTCGATGATGATGAGGAAGGGCAAGGAGTGGATGAAGTCCACCTCATGCAGGAACGTTGCCACGCCGGCGTGGCCGTGTTCCGCCTTGCTCTTGTTGAGCAAACCCCACACGATGGAGGCGTTGGTAAGCAGGTGCACACACAGAAAGACCCCGATCGGGGCGACGCCGGTCAGAGAGTGCAGCCGCCTGAGCAGAAAGTGATGACGCTCAAAGAGTGATGTCGAGGCCACGTGTCCGGCTCCATGCGCGGGTCCTGAACCGAGAGGCGGTTCGGGACTGGTGAACAATCGGACGTTCTGTGAATCGTAGCGAGAGCGGGGTTGGATTCTCGTCAGACAGCATGGGGTCCGGTCACGCCGGAAACCTGCTCGAATCGTCACATCATGGATGGATTTTGCGGGATCCCACCCGGGCCTGCGACGCTCACGCCGCCTTGGCCGCTCCCGGGGCGGATCTTCCCTTCTTTGATCAGCCGAGCGATCTCGCGGCTGACCTCTACGTACTGCATGCGCAACTCGTACAGGTATGACGTGAGTGTCTTTGATTCGTGTTCGCTCAGGTTCCCCTTGGTCTTGGCTTCGAGTTCGCCCAGCATGTCGATGTGCAGTTTCGCCATTTCAGGGGAGAGCACGGCCTGGCCGGTCGAAGGGTCAGGAAAGGCCCCCATATAGAGCAGGGCCTGTGTCGCGAGCATGCGGAGAAGCTCCTCGAAGAGCGTGGGCTCGGCCTCTTCGGCGGCGGCCGGTGGTGAGCCGGGGGAGCCACCCGGAGAGGCGGCAGCGGGCTTCGCCGCGGCCTCTTTGGCGGCGAGTCGCTCCTTCTCGGCCTGGGCTTGCGCCTTCCAGTCACTATCCACGATAATCTTGGGCTGCTCGTCCGCCATGTGGTTCTCCTGTCGTTCGGTGTAGTCTAGGTCTGTGGCGGATGGGTTCGGGTCTCCAGCACGCGAGGTTCAACTGATGAACAAGGTCCTGACGAGTGCGGCGGTCTTGGCATCTTGCGGCCTGCTTCTCTCCACGCAGAGCGGGTGCAAGAGCCAGACCAGAGACGCCAGCGTCTCCGCACGGAAGACCATTGAGCCCGAGGACTTTGCGCGGCCCGGCGTGCCCTTGCCCACGGCCTCGGCAAGGCCCGATCCGCTGCTCTCTCGAGCCACGGTGACGGGGCCGGTCTCCGCGATGCAGGGCTTTGACATTGTGACATCACCGGATGAACCGGTGCTCGCCCCATCGGCACAGCCCGTCTCGGCACCGGCGTTCATCGATGCCAAAATCGGCGACGTGAACGGCAGGCCGGTATTCGCTTCGGCGTTCTTCGATCGCGGCACACCGACATCTCCGCCGCTTGGCCCTCGCCTCTCGGCGGAGGCGAGGTCGCTCGGGCGCGCGGAGTGGCTCGCGTTCGCGCGGGGCCAGATCTCTCAGGCGTTGCAGGGCTTTGTCGTGGACGAGCTTCTGGAGGCCGAGGCGAGGTCGAAGCTGACCGAGGAGCAGCGTCAAGGTCTGCGATTCTTTGTGGACTCGTTGCAGCGCGATCTGATCAGCGCGAATCGCGGCAGCCGCTCGCTGGCCGAAGAAACCCTCGGCGGCAGGAGCGTGTCCGACTACAAGCGCGAGCAGGAGCAGACGCTCTTGATCCGGCGAGAGCTGGCGAGCATCGAGAACCGGGTTGTGATCAGCCCCCGCGATATCGAGCTGGAGTTCGAGCGCCGACCCGATCTCTACGACCCTCCATCCCGGGCCGTCTTTCAACTGATCAGCGTGAGCGCCAGAGACGAGCAAGCCGCCGAGAAGATCCGGACACTGCTGGCATCGGGCACTCCATTCGCCGAGGTCGCGGCCGATCCCGCGAATGACCTCACCGTCCTCCCCGAGGGGGGGCGTGAGCGTCGCGACTTCCGCGGCGCGTTCTCCGATGCGAGGTTTTTCGATCTTGACCCGCTGAACGATGCGGCCCACACGCTGCGCCCGGGGTCATGGACCGG from Phycisphaeraceae bacterium includes the following:
- a CDS encoding DUF1844 domain-containing protein yields the protein MADEQPKIIVDSDWKAQAQAEKERLAAKEAAAKPAAASPGGSPGSPPAAAEEAEPTLFEELLRMLATQALLYMGAFPDPSTGQAVLSPEMAKLHIDMLGELEAKTKGNLSEHESKTLTSYLYELRMQYVEVSREIARLIKEGKIRPGSGQGGVSVAGPGGIPQNPSMM
- a CDS encoding peptidyl-prolyl cis-trans isomerase; protein product: MNKVLTSAAVLASCGLLLSTQSGCKSQTRDASVSARKTIEPEDFARPGVPLPTASARPDPLLSRATVTGPVSAMQGFDIVTSPDEPVLAPSAQPVSAPAFIDAKIGDVNGRPVFASAFFDRGTPTSPPLGPRLSAEARSLGRAEWLAFARGQISQALQGFVVDELLEAEARSKLTEEQRQGLRFFVDSLQRDLISANRGSRSLAEETLGGRSVSDYKREQEQTLLIRRELASIENRVVISPRDIELEFERRPDLYDPPSRAVFQLISVSARDEQAAEKIRTLLASGTPFAEVAADPANDLTVLPEGGRERRDFRGAFSDARFFDLDPLNDAAHTLRPGSWTGPIRIEGASASSLYWVGLESLVIEQRTLADNQLVIYNALQQQRSRRERERYINRLAERASFTSVEDMTNRLLVIAAQRYLPER